Within the Thermodesulfobacteriota bacterium genome, the region ACGTTCCGGTCAACGGCTGTGTTGACGTGGCGGTCTGCCTGCCGGTCTTCAGCACCTATACCTATCGGGTGCCGGCCGATCTGGCCGCGCAGGCGGTGCCGGGGAAACGGGTGACGGTTCCTTTCGGCAAGCGTTCCGCCACCGGCTATATTCTCGGTCCGGCTGGAGAAACGCCGGACGGTGAGATCAAGCCCATCCTGGAGATCCTGGACATCCTGCCCCTTTTCCCGGACGCCATGACCGGGTTTTTCCGCTGGATCGCCGACTATTACCTCTACCCCCTGGGGGAAACCATCAAGAACGCCCTGCCGGCGGCAACCGGCGCCAAAGCCACCAGCCGGGTCACAAAGAAAAACCGGGACGCTGTTGGCGAGGTCATTGCCCCGGACACTCCGCCGGAGCTGACGCTTCAACAGCGGCAGGTGGTCACGGACGTGGCCGCGCGGATCGGCGACGGTTTCTATTCCTGCCTGCTGGCCGGCGTCACCGGCAGCGGTAAAACCGAGGTCTACATGCGCCTGGCCGAAGCCGCCCTGGAAAAGGACCGCGACGCGCTGATCCTGGTGCCGGAAATCGCCCTTATTGTCCAGGCGGAACGACGATTCAAAGCGCGTTTCGGAGACCGGATCGCGGTTCTCCACAGCAGCCTCTCGGCCACCGAGCGCCGCAACCAGTGGATGCGGATCGTCCGTGGAGAAGTCCGCCTGGCCATCGGCACCCGCTCGGCCATCTTCGCGCCGCTCCCGTCACCGGGAGTGATCATCGTCGACGAGGAACACGACACCTCCTACAAACAGGAGAACGGCCTGCGCTACAATGCCCGGGACCTGGCCCTGGTGAGGGGAAAGCAGTCCGGCGCGGTGGTGGTTCTCGGTTCGGCCACGCCTTCCATGCAGTCGGTTTACAATGCCGCTACCGGTAAGTTTTCCGCCGTCTATTCCCTGGACACGCGTATCAACAATCAGCCGCTGCCCGAGATCACGGTGGTGGACCTGCGCCGGTATGAGGACCGGCGTGGCCTGGAGAGGTTCATTACCGATGAACTGAGGCAGGCCATGCAGGAGACCCTGGCCGCGGGCAACCAGGTGCTGCTGTTTTTAAACCGCCGCGGGTTCGCCAGTTTTCCGGTCTGCGCCGCCTGCGGTCAGGCCGTTAAATGCAAAAATTGCGACATTACCATGACCCTGCACCGGGCCGGCAACGCCTATCGCTGCCACTTCTGCGGGTTTTCCCGGCCGCTGACGGCCGGGTGCGCCCAGTGCGGTTCCACGTCCATAAAACAGCTCGGCCTGGGAACGGAAAAGGTGGAGGAGGCTGTCCGCAAACTTTTTCCCGAGGCGGCCGTGGACCGGCTGGACCGGGATACCACCGTCCGCAAAGGCTCCGTGGCCCGGATATTAAAGGATGTCAGAAAGGGGAAAACCGACATTCTCATCGGCACCCAGATGGTCGCCAAGGGGCACGATTTTCCCGGTATCACCCTGATCGGCATTATCTGCGCCGATATGTCCCTCAATTTTCCCGACTTCCGGGCCGGGGAGGTGACCTTTCAGCTGCTGGCCCAGGTGGCGGGCCGGGCCGGCCGGGGAAACGATCCCGGCCGGGTTATCATGCAGACCTACAACCCCGACCATTTCAGTATCCAGACGGCCCGGATGCAGGACGTGTCGGCTTTTTATGAGAAGGAGATCGCCTTCCGGAGGCAATTGTCCTATCCGCCTTATGCCCGACTGGTTCAGCTCCGCATTTCGGGCGGCGACAGCGATAAAACCAGGGCCCAGGCCCAGCTGGCCGGACAACGGTGCGCCATACTCAAACAAAGTGATTTGGCCCGGTTCGGCTCGGTGGAGATCCTCGGGCCGGCCGAAGCGCCTATTTACCGGCTGGCCGGCCGGTTCCGGTGGCAGATTCTGTTAAAGGCCCGCTCCGCCAACGTGCTCAACGGATTTGTGGCCTCCCTGCTCACTGAAAGCGGCGCCGCCATCCGCCAGCATGGGGTTCGCCTGGTGGTGGATGTTGACCCTTATGTCATGATGTAGTAATTTGCTTAAAAAGGACGCAAACGCGATGCGCATAGCCGTCATGAGCGATACCCATGACCAGATTCCCAATCTCCGCCGGGCCATTGCCGAAATCCGGACCGCCGACTGCGGCCTGATCATTCACTGCGGAGATTTCGTGGCGCCGTTCATGTTAAAGGAACTGGAGGCGTCCGGGCTGCCGGTTCACGGTGTTTTCGGCAACAACGACGGGGATCAGTATCTGCTGACCCGGCATTCCCTGACCCTTTACCGGAACATCACCCTGCACGGCCATTTCGGGCAGGTGGATGCCGGCGGACGCCGCATCGCTTTTATGCATGACGGCGTGGTCGCCGACGACATTGCCGCCGCCGGCCGCTTTGATGTGGTATGCTATGGCCACTATCATGTGTACGCCCAACGGAAAATCGGGAAAACCCTGGTGGTGAATCCCGGAGAAATGCTGGGCAAGGACGATGTGCCGGGCTTCTGTATCGTGGATACGGAAACCCTGGAGCCCCGGCGGGTGACCCTGGCCTGACGGGTTATAGAAATAATTTTTACAGGAGCGCATTATGTGGAAAATGAGGCTGGTCGGTTGTTTGGTCCTGTTGCTTGTAATCGGCACTTATGCTGGCGCGGAGTCTGTGGAAATGACGTCCGAAACAATGAAGAAGGTCGGTCCGGCGGTGACCCTTCCGGCGATTACCGCGCCCTCATCCGACGCGGCCAAGGAGGCTGCCGCGCCGGTCACGGAAAAGGACCGGAAGGCCGTCACGCCGCCTCCGGAAGCAGCCGTTAGCGCACCCCCGACCGGTCGGCCCATCGCGATCGTTGAAAACACCCTCTACACTTTTCCCGCGGTTATGGAGGGGGAAGAAGTGGTGCATGATTTCGCCTTTCGAAACGCGGGAGATGCCCCGCTGATTATCGAACAGGTCAACGCCGGGTGAGGGTGCACGGCCGTCTCGTTTACGAGATCCATCCCCGCCGGCGGCGTGGGAACCGTGACCATCAAGGTAAATACCAGCGGATTCGGAGGAAAGACGATTACCAAGGTTGCCAAGGCAAAAATCAATGATCCCTTGAAAAAAACGATCGATTTGACGCTAACCGGGACGGTGGAATCTTTCGCCGAAATCGTACCGCCGGTAGTCCGGTTTAACCTTCCGGTCGGCACCGCCCAGCGGCAGGAAGTACGGGTGATCCCCGGAGAGAAAAATGTTTTTAAAATCACCGGCTCCAGCGCCCGGGAAGGGAAAAACATCCGCTTTGAGGTAAAAGAAATTACCCTTGATACCGGGCGGACCGGTTATCTGGTGGAAGTGGAAAACACCAAGAAAGATGCCGGCGCCTATCAGGACATGATTTTTCTGAATACGGACAGCAAGAAACGGCCGCAACTGACCATCCGGGTTCATGGCTCCATTTATGATGAGTCGTTATTAGAAGAACAGAAAAAACCCGACCAGACGAGAACACCCGATGTCACCCATTAAAATCGTTGCCTTTGACTGCGACGGGGTCCTGTTTGACACGGTTGAGGCCAACCGGGCTTACTATAATTGCATTCTGGCCCGGATGGATCTGCCGGCGCTGACGGATGAACAGTTTCTTTATGTTCAGATGCACACGGTGGAGGAGGCCCTGATCTATCTTTGCGGCGCGGAAAACCTGGCCCAGGCCCATGCCCATCGCCGGCAGGTCAGTTATCTGCCGTTTATTTCACACATGAAGAAAGCACCGTTTCTGGAGGATCTGCTGGACCGCCTGTCCGGCCGGATGCATACGGCCATCGCCACCAACCGTTCCAACACCATGAACCGGGTGCTGGAGGAGCACGGCCTGGCTGACCGGTTCGAACTGGTGGTGACGGCCCTGGACGTGATGCGCCCCAAACCGGCGCCGGAGCAGCTTTTAAAAATTCTGGACTTTTTTAACGCCCGACCTGACGAGATGATGTACGTGGGGGACTCGTCTCTGGATGAAATGGCGGCCCGGTCGGCCCAGGTTCCCTTTATCGCCTTTAACAACACCGCCTTGTCCGCGGACTATCATGTCACGGGCATGCGGGAGGTCGGGGCGATTCTGGGGCTGGAATAAGCAAGGCTTACAATATTTCAGGAAGGACCAATGAGATATCTGTCCGCAATTATAGCCCTGCTGATGACGGCGCTGACAATGAACGGCCGGTGTACGGCCGCGGCTGAAACGGCGCCGAAGGTCTATATCATCGACATTGCCGGCGATGTTGCCCCCGGTATGGCGGCCTTTGTCAAGCGGGCCCTGGACGACATTCCCAGGGCCGAAGGCACCGTCATCGTGTTTGAGATGGATACCTTCGGAGGCCAGGTGGACGCGGCTTTGACCATCGTGGATCTCATCGTCGAGACGGACAAGGGGCAGACCATCGCTTTTGTCACCAAGAAAGCCATTTCCGCCGGCGCACTGATCGCGCTTTCCTGCGACCGGCTGGCCATGAAACCCAACACCACCATCGGCGACTGCGCGCCCATCATGATCGGCGGTGAAGGTCCGGAAATGCTGGGGGAAAAATTTCAGTCGCCCCTGCGGGCCAAGTTCCGGTCCCTGGCCAAGAAAAACGGATATGCCGAGGTTCTGGCCGAAGCCATGGTCACGGCCGAGATGGAGGTTTTCCGGGTGGTGAGGGACGGTAAGACCGTTTACATGGACGCCCGCGAGTTCGAGGAGCTCAGCGAAAAAGAGAAGGCGGCGGTTACTGAAAAAAAGACAGTGGTGGCCAAGGGTGAGCTGCTGACCATGGACGACGTGGAGGCCCGGGACCTGGGGTTTTCCCGGCTGACAGCGGACAATGCCGAGGAAATGCTCAAGAACCTGGGCATCACCGGCCGTGACATCATCCGGGTGGAGCAGAAGTGGTCCGAAGGACTGATGCGATTTATCGGTACCATCGCGCCGCTGTTGATGCTTATCGGACTTGGCGCTGTTTATACGGAGATCAAGGCCCCCGGTTTCGGCGCCCCCGGGGTCATCGGCATCATCTGCCTGGCGCTGTTCTTCATGCATCAGTATACCGTGGGCCTGGCCGATTACACCGAAATGCTGATCATCGCCCTGGGGTTTGTGCTCATCGGGCTGGAGATTTTTGTGCTGCCCGGTTTCGGCATCGCGGGTATTGTCGGCCTGATTTGCATCATCACCGGCCTGGTGCTCTCTTTGCAGGGATTTGTCCTGCCCGATCCCGCCCTGCCCTGGCAGACGGAACTGATGACCGCCAACCTGATCCAGGTCTTCGGATCGATCATCCTGGCCTTTGTCCTGGCGCTGGTGATGCTGCGCTACGTGCTGCCCCGGGCGTCGGCGGCCGGGCCTTATCTGGATAC harbors:
- the priA gene encoding primosomal protein N', giving the protein MFSTPNTPTPIDVPVNGCVDVAVCLPVFSTYTYRVPADLAAQAVPGKRVTVPFGKRSATGYILGPAGETPDGEIKPILEILDILPLFPDAMTGFFRWIADYYLYPLGETIKNALPAATGAKATSRVTKKNRDAVGEVIAPDTPPELTLQQRQVVTDVAARIGDGFYSCLLAGVTGSGKTEVYMRLAEAALEKDRDALILVPEIALIVQAERRFKARFGDRIAVLHSSLSATERRNQWMRIVRGEVRLAIGTRSAIFAPLPSPGVIIVDEEHDTSYKQENGLRYNARDLALVRGKQSGAVVVLGSATPSMQSVYNAATGKFSAVYSLDTRINNQPLPEITVVDLRRYEDRRGLERFITDELRQAMQETLAAGNQVLLFLNRRGFASFPVCAACGQAVKCKNCDITMTLHRAGNAYRCHFCGFSRPLTAGCAQCGSTSIKQLGLGTEKVEEAVRKLFPEAAVDRLDRDTTVRKGSVARILKDVRKGKTDILIGTQMVAKGHDFPGITLIGIICADMSLNFPDFRAGEVTFQLLAQVAGRAGRGNDPGRVIMQTYNPDHFSIQTARMQDVSAFYEKEIAFRRQLSYPPYARLVQLRISGGDSDKTRAQAQLAGQRCAILKQSDLARFGSVEILGPAEAPIYRLAGRFRWQILLKARSANVLNGFVASLLTESGAAIRQHGVRLVVDVDPYVMM
- a CDS encoding metallophosphoesterase, with the translated sequence MRIAVMSDTHDQIPNLRRAIAEIRTADCGLIIHCGDFVAPFMLKELEASGLPVHGVFGNNDGDQYLLTRHSLTLYRNITLHGHFGQVDAGGRRIAFMHDGVVADDIAAAGRFDVVCYGHYHVYAQRKIGKTLVVNPGEMLGKDDVPGFCIVDTETLEPRRVTLA
- a CDS encoding DUF1573 domain-containing protein — protein: MTSETMKKVGPAVTLPAITAPSSDAAKEAAAPVTEKDRKAVTPPPEAAVSAPPTGRPIAIVENTLYTFPAVMEGEEVVHDFAFRNAGDAPLIIEQVNAG
- a CDS encoding HAD family hydrolase → MSPIKIVAFDCDGVLFDTVEANRAYYNCILARMDLPALTDEQFLYVQMHTVEEALIYLCGAENLAQAHAHRRQVSYLPFISHMKKAPFLEDLLDRLSGRMHTAIATNRSNTMNRVLEEHGLADRFELVVTALDVMRPKPAPEQLLKILDFFNARPDEMMYVGDSSLDEMAARSAQVPFIAFNNTALSADYHVTGMREVGAILGLE
- a CDS encoding NfeD family protein — its product is MRYLSAIIALLMTALTMNGRCTAAAETAPKVYIIDIAGDVAPGMAAFVKRALDDIPRAEGTVIVFEMDTFGGQVDAALTIVDLIVETDKGQTIAFVTKKAISAGALIALSCDRLAMKPNTTIGDCAPIMIGGEGPEMLGEKFQSPLRAKFRSLAKKNGYAEVLAEAMVTAEMEVFRVVRDGKTVYMDAREFEELSEKEKAAVTEKKTVVAKGELLTMDDVEARDLGFSRLTADNAEEMLKNLGITGRDIIRVEQKWSEGLMRFIGTIAPLLMLIGLGAVYTEIKAPGFGAPGVIGIICLALFFMHQYTVGLADYTEMLIIALGFVLIGLEIFVLPGFGIAGIVGLICIITGLVLSLQGFVLPDPALPWQTELMTANLIQVFGSIILAFVLALVMLRYVLPRASAAGPYLDTTLRDSHADSLANTGVAIGDRGVAVTPLRPSGKMKTGTGVYDVVTQGDFLDRGTPVVITAVSGNRLIVTKEARE